The Verrucomicrobiota bacterium genome has a window encoding:
- a CDS encoding tetratricopeptide repeat protein, whose product MPQKSQLPKVSRWLTKLQAIGFGCLLLLCIEGGFRLLGFGDNTLGNDPLVGFSTLEPLFALDPNTENYQTRRERYPYFIQERFPQKKGKDSFRIFAFGGSTVQGRPYSIQTAFPKWLQINLETAFPDKNFEVINCGGISYASYRLVPIIEECLDYEPDLFILCTGQNEFLEARTYGSIKRLAKPLGSSVKVISKLATYEAMDGLYRRIKGTELREDSEKKPTMKREVDALLDYRRGLEAYHRDPKWHWGVVTHFQENIRRIDSISQKAGVPLVILNPPVNLKDTPPFKSEHHSNLSDSQKEAYHEWIKQANEHYESDPQKAAQYLKWAIDLDPEYALAHYSLGHCYLALRQFVRAEKSFQTALIEDVCPLRLQPNMRSFVNDFCDKNHIPHIDLQVLLKEHTSEAVIGGEILVDHVHPSIRGHQIIAEATAELLFETLLIDQKSKDWETNRAEAYKAHFETLEPLYYTHGKLRLENLLLWTKGETEGPAIEMHKPINSQ is encoded by the coding sequence ATGCCCCAAAAGTCGCAGCTTCCAAAAGTAAGTCGTTGGCTCACCAAACTTCAGGCCATTGGTTTCGGGTGCCTGCTTTTACTCTGCATCGAGGGGGGATTTCGGCTTTTAGGTTTTGGGGACAATACACTCGGCAATGATCCACTGGTAGGATTCAGTACTTTGGAGCCCCTGTTTGCTTTGGACCCAAACACAGAGAATTACCAAACACGCCGAGAAAGATATCCCTACTTCATTCAGGAACGTTTTCCTCAGAAAAAAGGTAAGGACTCATTTCGTATTTTCGCCTTCGGTGGTTCGACCGTCCAAGGCCGTCCCTACTCGATACAGACCGCCTTTCCGAAGTGGCTACAAATCAATCTCGAAACGGCATTTCCGGATAAAAACTTTGAAGTGATCAATTGCGGGGGGATTTCATACGCCAGCTATCGATTGGTTCCCATTATTGAAGAATGCCTCGATTATGAACCGGACCTTTTTATCCTATGCACCGGGCAAAACGAATTTCTTGAAGCCCGGACTTATGGTTCCATTAAAAGACTGGCCAAACCATTAGGTAGTTCAGTCAAAGTCATCAGTAAATTGGCAACCTACGAGGCAATGGATGGACTGTATCGTCGAATCAAAGGAACGGAACTCAGGGAAGATTCCGAAAAGAAACCTACCATGAAACGAGAGGTCGACGCCCTACTCGATTATCGCCGCGGATTGGAAGCCTACCACCGGGATCCCAAATGGCATTGGGGAGTCGTTACTCACTTTCAGGAAAATATCAGACGCATTGACAGTATCTCGCAAAAAGCAGGTGTGCCACTTGTGATCCTCAATCCTCCGGTCAATTTAAAGGATACCCCACCCTTCAAATCGGAACACCATAGCAACCTTAGCGATTCACAAAAAGAGGCATACCATGAATGGATAAAGCAGGCCAATGAGCATTACGAATCGGACCCACAAAAAGCCGCTCAATATTTAAAGTGGGCCATCGACCTGGATCCGGAATATGCCTTGGCTCATTACTCGCTCGGTCATTGTTACCTGGCACTACGTCAATTCGTCAGAGCCGAGAAAAGCTTTCAGACCGCCCTGATTGAGGATGTTTGCCCGCTTCGACTTCAACCTAACATGAGAAGTTTTGTAAACGACTTTTGCGACAAAAACCATATTCCGCACATCGACTTACAGGTCCTGCTCAAAGAACACACCAGCGAAGCCGTCATAGGCGGTGAAATTCTCGTTGATCACGTTCATCCGTCCATCCGCGGCCACCAGATAATCGCCGAGGCGACAGCTGAACTCCTTTTCGAAACACTGTTAATCGATCAAAAATCCAAAGACTGGGAAACCAACCGGGCAGAAGCGTATAAAGCTCATTTTGAAACGTTAGAGCCTCTCTATTATACCCACGGAAAACTTCGGCTGGAAAACCTTCTTCTTTGGACAAAGGGAGAAACAGAAGGTCCGGCCATAGAAATGCATAAGCCGATAAACTCCCAATAA